In Micrococcus luteus NCTC 2665, a single window of DNA contains:
- a CDS encoding CDP-alcohol phosphatidyltransferase family protein encodes MRVIDVGLREGHEYRVRDTWLTVPNLITLARFALVPVFVWLTVDGRHLDAFVILAVLSGTDWVDGYVARRFDMISTVGRWLDPVADRLSLLVVAVTFVATGIAPLWLALAIAIPDVVLAAVCLWLFGGSPDLPVTVLGKVRTALLLVGKARGLRADGQDPREGPSRRG; translated from the coding sequence ATGCGTGTGATCGACGTCGGCCTGCGCGAGGGCCACGAGTACCGCGTCCGCGACACCTGGCTGACCGTGCCGAACCTCATCACCCTGGCCCGCTTCGCCCTGGTGCCGGTGTTCGTGTGGCTCACCGTCGACGGTCGGCACCTGGACGCGTTCGTGATCCTGGCGGTGCTCTCCGGCACGGACTGGGTGGACGGCTACGTGGCGCGCCGGTTCGACATGATCTCCACGGTCGGGCGGTGGCTCGACCCGGTGGCGGACCGCCTCTCCCTGCTGGTGGTGGCCGTGACGTTCGTGGCCACGGGCATCGCCCCGCTCTGGCTCGCCCTGGCCATCGCGATCCCGGACGTCGTGCTCGCCGCCGTGTGCCTGTGGCTGTTCGGCGGCAGCCCGGACCTGCCGGTCACGGTCCTGGGCAAGGTGCGCACCGCGCTGCTGCTGGTGGGCAAGGCCCGCGGCCTGCGGGCGGACGGTCAGGACCCGCGCGAGGGCCCGTCCCGCCGGGGCTGA